From the Mycoplasmatota bacterium genome, one window contains:
- the glpK gene encoding glycerol kinase GlpK has product MEKYIMSIDQGTTSSRAIIFNKKGDIISKAQKEFKQIFPKPGWVEHNANEIWLSVLAVIAESLVNGNVDPKQIEAIGITNQRETTIVWDKLTGLPIYNAIVWQSRQTSSICEELKAQGHSDLFRNKTGLLIDAYFSGTKVKWILDHVEGAREKANKGELLFGTIDTWLIWKLSGGKAHVTDYSNASRTLMYNIFNLCWDDELLNILQVPKQMLPEVKPSSCVFAHTVTHHFFGEEIPIAGVAGDQQAALFGQACFDKGMAKNTYGTGCFMLMNTGEKAIKSNNGLLTTIAWGLDGKVEYALEGSIFVAGSSIQWLRDGLRMFNEASDSEAYAQKVSSTEGVYVVPAFVGLGTPYWDSDARGAVFGLTRGTTKEHFIRATLESIAYQSKDVLTAMEEDSNITLKSLRVDGGAVKNNFLMQFQADILGTPVFRPVVNETTALGTAYLAGLAVGYWNCKENIASSWKVDQTFKSQIEEDSREKLYNGWKKAVKATMMYK; this is encoded by the coding sequence ATGGAAAAATACATCATGTCAATCGATCAAGGAACGACAAGTAGTAGAGCCATTATCTTTAATAAAAAAGGAGATATTATCTCTAAAGCACAAAAAGAATTTAAACAGATATTCCCAAAACCAGGCTGGGTTGAACACAATGCCAATGAGATTTGGTTATCTGTCTTAGCTGTCATTGCTGAAAGTTTAGTAAATGGGAATGTAGATCCTAAACAAATAGAGGCTATTGGAATAACTAATCAACGTGAAACAACTATCGTTTGGGATAAATTAACAGGACTACCAATTTATAATGCGATTGTTTGGCAGTCTAGACAAACCTCAAGTATTTGTGAGGAACTAAAAGCACAAGGGCATAGTGACTTATTTAGAAATAAAACAGGCTTATTAATTGATGCATATTTTTCAGGTACTAAAGTTAAATGGATATTAGACCATGTGGAAGGTGCAAGAGAAAAAGCAAACAAAGGTGAGTTATTATTTGGTACGATAGACACTTGGTTAATATGGAAGTTATCAGGTGGAAAAGCCCATGTAACTGATTATTCGAATGCCTCAAGAACCCTTATGTATAATATCTTTAACTTATGTTGGGATGATGAATTACTAAATATTCTTCAAGTACCTAAACAAATGTTGCCAGAAGTGAAACCATCCTCATGTGTATTTGCTCATACCGTTACCCATCACTTCTTTGGTGAAGAAATACCAATTGCTGGTGTTGCTGGGGACCAACAAGCTGCCCTTTTTGGTCAAGCATGTTTTGATAAGGGAATGGCTAAAAACACCTATGGAACTGGATGCTTTATGTTAATGAATACAGGAGAAAAAGCAATCAAATCAAATAATGGTTTATTAACAACGATTGCTTGGGGACTAGATGGTAAAGTTGAGTATGCATTAGAAGGAAGTATATTTGTTGCTGGGTCTAGTATTCAATGGTTAAGGGATGGTTTACGGATGTTTAATGAAGCATCTGATAGTGAAGCCTATGCTCAAAAGGTAAGTAGTACAGAAGGTGTTTATGTTGTACCTGCTTTTGTTGGTCTTGGAACCCCTTACTGGGATAGCGATGCTCGTGGTGCTGTTTTTGGTTTAACAAGAGGAACAACAAAGGAACATTTTATTCGAGCAACCTTAGAATCCATTGCTTATCAATCAAAAGACGTTTTGACTGCAATGGAAGAAGATTCAAATATAACATTAAAATCATTGCGAGTAGATGGTGGAGCTGTTAAGAATAATTTCTTAATGCAGTTTCAGGCAGACATTTTAGGAACCCCTGTTTTCCGACCAGTTGTGAATGAGACCACAGCATTAGGAACAGCTTATTTAGCGGGTCTAGCGGTAGGTTATTGGAATTGTAAAGAAAATATTGCTAGTTCTTGGAAAGTTGATCAAACCTTTAAATCACAAATTGAAGAGGATTCAAGAGAGAAACTGTATAATGGATGGAAAAAAGCTGTCAAAGCTACGATGATGTATAAATAA
- a CDS encoding glycerol-3-phosphate responsive antiterminator, which produces MVKQTIIPVLKSIKDCERAGEYTDEFVIVMDVHLSQLGHCCQLVKQNGKKVIIHLDLIKGLKSDGYAVEFLINDLNVDGVISVKSSVIDKVKKLGKIAIQRIFIIDTQSYKKSIGLINSSKPDYIEMLPGCLFKMIRRVKEDLGVNVIAGGLIETEDEYEEAIKSGATSITTSKKLLLKKCKNRK; this is translated from the coding sequence ATGGTTAAACAAACCATAATACCAGTGTTAAAAAGCATCAAAGATTGTGAGCGGGCAGGAGAGTATACGGATGAGTTTGTTATTGTAATGGATGTACATCTATCTCAGTTAGGTCATTGTTGCCAACTAGTTAAGCAAAATGGGAAGAAGGTTATTATCCATTTAGATCTCATTAAGGGACTTAAAAGTGATGGTTATGCTGTTGAATTTCTTATCAATGACTTAAATGTTGATGGTGTCATTTCTGTTAAAAGCTCTGTAATCGACAAAGTAAAAAAACTTGGGAAAATAGCCATTCAACGAATTTTTATTATCGATACCCAATCTTACAAAAAAAGTATTGGTTTAATAAATAGTTCTAAACCAGATTATATTGAAATGTTACCAGGGTGTTTGTTTAAGATGATTAGAAGAGTAAAAGAGGATTTAGGGGTAAATGTGATTGCTGGTGGATTAATTGAAACAGAAGACGAATATGAAGAAGCCATTAAAAGTGGTGCAACTTCAATCACTACTTCTAAGAAGCTTTTATTAAAAAAGTGTAAAAATAGAAAATAA
- a CDS encoding NAD(P)/FAD-dependent oxidoreductase, whose amino-acid sequence MYDVTIIGSGITGSFIAHNLAKYQLKVLVLEKDVEVGDGVTKANSAIIHSGYDPKPGTLKAKLNVLGNKMYEQVTKELNVDYKRIGSYTLAFNELEEKELRKLYQHGIENGVETYLVEKEEILKKEPNIKDTVRLGLYAPTTGILAPWDMIYALLDNALYNGVEIKTSNEVLNIDKKEDHFVVKTNQSTYKTRYVINAAGLYAEHITRMVTDNPGFKMNFTRGEYYVLDRGYDDYVHHVIYPTPTAKGKGVLIVPTIHGNVLLGPTSERIEDADSTEVTKVGLEFVKNHVNQMINNTPYKGIIRTFSGIRPKTDRLDFIIEELNDTPQFIQVAGIESPGLASAPAIAKMVEEMILNKESLETKHDYKIYPQKQVKINEKPIDEINRLIKQNPKYGTIICRCESITEGEIIDAIHSPLGIRTIDGIKRRVRPGSGRCQGGFCQPLILEILARELKVSKTDILLDKEGSNILTEETKINGGDGNE is encoded by the coding sequence ATGTATGATGTGACGATTATAGGATCAGGAATAACAGGGTCATTTATTGCCCATAACTTAGCTAAATATCAGCTAAAAGTATTAGTTTTAGAAAAAGATGTTGAAGTAGGAGATGGGGTAACAAAAGCAAACAGTGCGATTATCCATTCAGGTTATGATCCAAAACCAGGTACTTTAAAAGCAAAATTAAATGTCTTAGGAAATAAAATGTATGAACAAGTCACAAAGGAATTAAATGTAGATTATAAAAGAATCGGCTCTTATACTTTAGCATTTAATGAATTAGAAGAAAAAGAGCTAAGAAAATTATATCAACATGGAATTGAAAATGGTGTAGAAACTTATTTAGTTGAAAAAGAAGAAATCTTGAAAAAAGAACCAAATATTAAAGATACGGTTCGTTTAGGGCTTTATGCACCAACAACAGGTATTTTAGCACCTTGGGATATGATTTATGCATTATTAGATAATGCGTTATATAATGGTGTTGAAATAAAGACAAGTAATGAAGTACTTAACATCGATAAGAAAGAAGATCATTTTGTAGTTAAAACTAATCAATCAACCTATAAGACACGTTATGTGATTAATGCTGCTGGATTATATGCTGAACATATTACACGAATGGTTACAGATAATCCTGGATTTAAAATGAATTTTACTAGAGGAGAATATTATGTATTAGATAGAGGATATGATGATTATGTGCATCATGTTATTTATCCGACGCCAACCGCTAAAGGAAAAGGGGTCTTAATTGTTCCTACGATTCATGGAAATGTGTTGTTAGGACCTACTAGCGAAAGAATTGAGGATGCTGATAGTACAGAAGTTACAAAAGTAGGACTAGAATTTGTTAAAAATCATGTCAATCAAATGATTAATAATACCCCATACAAAGGAATTATTAGAACATTCTCTGGTATAAGACCTAAAACAGATCGATTAGATTTTATTATCGAAGAATTAAATGATACACCTCAGTTTATTCAAGTCGCAGGAATTGAATCTCCAGGTCTAGCATCTGCCCCAGCAATTGCGAAAATGGTAGAAGAGATGATTTTAAATAAAGAATCATTAGAAACAAAACATGATTATAAAATTTATCCACAAAAACAAGTGAAAATAAATGAAAAACCAATTGATGAAATCAATCGCTTAATTAAACAAAATCCTAAATACGGGACAATTATCTGTCGATGTGAATCTATTACAGAAGGTGAAATCATCGATGCAATTCATAGTCCATTAGGGATAAGAACAATCGATGGCATTAAAAGAAGAGTAAGACCAGGGTCAGGACGTTGTCAAGGTGGATTTTGTCAACCTTTAATTCTAGAGATTTTAGCAAGAGAACTTAAGGTTAGTAAAACAGATATATTACTTGATAAAGAAGGTTCAAATATTTTAACCGAAGAAACGAAAATCAATGGAGGTGATGGAAATGAATAA
- a CDS encoding FAD-dependent oxidoreductase, protein MNKQYDVCVIGGGAAGMSSALGAVKNGAKKVLLVERDIELGGILQQCIHNGFGLHHFHEELTGPAYAERLKTELLETNVEIKLETTVLEITKDKTVHLMNKVDGYQIIEAKSIVVAIGCRERTRHQIGIPGKRFNGIMTAGLAQRYLNIDGYLVGKNVFILGSGDIGLIMARRMRLEGANVLGVAELMPYSNGLNRNIVQCLHDYNIPLYLSHTVTGVSGKDRLEKVTISEVDENFQVKEGTSKTFEVDTLLLSVGLIPENKLLTDIQVEVNPITNGAYVDDQFQTNIPGIFACGNSLHVHDLVDFVAEESFESGKNAAKYALNQENNHISIPVKPASNVRYVIPNKIKISDDEVTFKFRVTKPMNKGLIIVKQGDSVIKEIKKSHLLPAEMESVKLNKSLFKPNSQDEIFVEVKGVE, encoded by the coding sequence ATGAATAAACAATACGATGTATGTGTCATTGGTGGTGGAGCTGCTGGGATGTCTAGTGCACTTGGTGCAGTAAAAAATGGTGCCAAAAAAGTGCTATTAGTCGAAAGAGATATTGAATTAGGAGGAATCCTACAACAATGTATTCATAATGGTTTTGGTTTACATCATTTTCATGAAGAATTAACAGGTCCAGCTTATGCTGAAAGATTAAAAACTGAACTATTAGAGACAAATGTTGAAATAAAATTAGAAACAACTGTTTTAGAAATCACAAAAGATAAAACCGTACATTTAATGAATAAAGTAGATGGTTACCAAATAATCGAAGCAAAATCAATTGTTGTTGCGATTGGATGTCGTGAGCGTACAAGACATCAAATTGGAATTCCAGGAAAAAGATTTAATGGAATTATGACTGCTGGATTAGCCCAACGTTATTTGAATATTGATGGTTACTTAGTTGGAAAGAATGTATTTATCTTAGGTTCAGGTGATATTGGTTTAATTATGGCTAGACGTATGAGACTTGAAGGAGCGAATGTCTTAGGAGTTGCTGAACTGATGCCTTATTCAAATGGGTTAAATCGTAATATCGTTCAATGTTTGCATGATTACAATATCCCACTATACTTAAGTCATACAGTGACAGGCGTTAGCGGGAAAGATAGATTAGAAAAAGTAACGATATCAGAAGTGGATGAGAATTTCCAAGTTAAAGAAGGAACAAGTAAAACCTTTGAAGTAGATACCTTATTATTATCGGTTGGATTAATTCCTGAAAATAAATTATTAACAGATATTCAAGTTGAAGTAAACCCAATCACAAACGGTGCTTATGTAGATGATCAATTTCAAACGAATATCCCAGGAATCTTTGCCTGTGGAAACTCTTTACACGTTCATGATTTAGTAGATTTCGTCGCAGAAGAAAGTTTTGAAAGCGGAAAAAATGCAGCGAAATATGCCTTAAATCAAGAGAATAATCATATAAGTATTCCTGTAAAACCAGCAAGTAACGTTCGTTATGTTATTCCAAATAAAATTAAGATAAGTGATGATGAAGTAACATTTAAGTTTAGAGTAACAAAACCAATGAATAAAGGATTAATCATTGTAAAACAAGGAGATTCAGTTATAAAGGAAATTAAAAAAAGTCATCTCCTACCAGCTGAAATGGAAAGTGTCAAATTAAATAAATCATTATTTAAGCCTAATAGTCAAGATGAAATCTTTGTTGAAGTGAAAGGGGTTGAGTAA
- a CDS encoding DUF1667 domain-containing protein, with amino-acid sequence MFKKEMICIVCPRGCKLTVTKENEEYQVNGNFCKRGIKYGISEIVNPVRQVTSTVKIDGATHRRLPVITDREIPKDLIFKVMNEINQVSIQAPVKCGEIIIKNVLNTDANIIASRSMEEL; translated from the coding sequence ATGTTTAAAAAAGAAATGATTTGTATCGTATGTCCTAGAGGGTGTAAACTAACGGTTACTAAAGAGAATGAAGAATATCAAGTGAATGGAAATTTCTGTAAACGTGGTATTAAGTATGGAATTAGTGAGATAGTTAATCCTGTAAGACAAGTCACCTCAACTGTAAAAATAGATGGAGCAACACATAGAAGATTACCTGTTATTACAGATAGAGAAATACCAAAAGATTTAATATTTAAAGTAATGAATGAAATTAATCAAGTATCTATACAAGCACCAGTTAAATGTGGTGAGATAATTATTAAAAATGTTTTAAATACAGATGCAAATATTATCGCATCAAGAAGTATGGAAGAACTATAA
- a CDS encoding rhomboid family intramembrane serine protease, whose protein sequence is MSIFLHYGDIKTIIKRCPVTSLLILVNSFFLLITIISGGIVEGFKFGNLVRLGGLVPSYVFAGEYYRLFITMFLHGSVIHYLFNTFFGLLILGAGLEKLIGSIKFLIIYLFSGLVSSLFVLVFSYSEDLTIGASGAVFGVLGAFLFIILFKKNLLSFSDRTYIRNLLIVNLIFTFVTPFISKSGHLGGLITGFILGFVLLINKNNYYY, encoded by the coding sequence ATGTCTATTTTCTTACACTATGGTGATATAAAAACAATCATAAAAAGATGTCCTGTGACAAGTTTATTAATATTAGTAAATTCGTTCTTTTTATTAATAACTATTATATCTGGTGGTATAGTAGAAGGTTTTAAATTTGGAAATCTAGTTCGTTTAGGAGGACTTGTTCCATCTTATGTATTTGCTGGTGAATATTATCGGTTATTTATTACTATGTTTTTACATGGTTCTGTTATTCATTATCTTTTTAATACATTTTTTGGTCTATTAATATTAGGAGCTGGTTTAGAAAAACTTATTGGTTCAATTAAATTTCTGATTATTTACCTATTCTCTGGATTAGTTTCAAGTTTATTTGTCTTAGTTTTCTCATATTCGGAAGATTTAACAATTGGAGCCTCAGGTGCAGTTTTTGGAGTACTTGGTGCATTTCTATTTATAATTTTATTTAAGAAAAATTTATTATCGTTTTCTGATAGAACTTATATTAGGAATTTACTGATTGTTAATCTAATTTTTACTTTCGTTACTCCATTTATTAGTAAATCAGGTCATTTAGGTGGCTTAATCACTGGATTTATACTTGGCTTTGTATTACTCATTAATAAAAATAATTATTATTATTAA